A genomic stretch from Erigeron canadensis isolate Cc75 chromosome 9, C_canadensis_v1, whole genome shotgun sequence includes:
- the LOC122583018 gene encoding FT-interacting protein 3-like — MARQNLNPDQNQNQNQNQNQNQNQRQNQTQKGNLNPNVNSNCIDEFNLKETRPSLGGGRVPGNERFGTAFDLVEQMHYLYVKVVKARNLPPKRGNSIDPFVEIKLGSFIACTKHFEKNPNPEWNQVFAFPKDQIQSLTLELVVKHKDDTNEDNVIGGVSFDVNELPVRVPPDSPLAAQWYRLENRNDGELMVAVWMGTQADESFPDSWHLDALLVDGDGVMNIRSKVYLSPRLWYVRVHVIEAQELQVNNNRQPEVLVKGAVMNMVLRTKVLPRPSWNEDLMFVVAEPFDEQLVLSVEEKLGNKEEVIGKCFIPLQNVDKRMDNSIITSRWYNLEKHTPGENGDVDVAVLNSKIHIRVCLDGGYHVLDELTQYSSDFRPTHKLLRSPSIGILELGILNANGLTPMKSRNGRGAVDAYCVAKYGHKWIRTRTVIDSLNPKWNEQYTWEVFDPCTVITIVVFDNNHLQGVDNGGGVRDSRIGKVRIRLSTLETDRVYTHSYPLIVLHPSGVMKMGEIQLAVRFTCVSLVNLLQMYSQPLLPNMHYIHPLSIFQQDCLRHHATQIVSMRLNRAEPPLRKEVVEYMLDVGSTMWSLRKSKANYSRLIEVLSGLVFYCKWFNKVCNWTNPFLTVLVHVSFVFLVFNPQMIMILMLVYFIATGISRYRSRPRQPPHMDIKLSHGDQVNGDELDEEFDTFPSSRRGDMLKLRYDRLRSVGSRIQTVIGDVATQGERIQNLVTWRDPRATAMFLWFCSILAIVLYVVPVKVVVVVVGGFVLRHPSLRNRVPSVPMNFFRRLPARTDGLL; from the coding sequence ATGGCAAGACAGAACTTAAACCCAGACCAAAATCagaaccaaaaccaaaaccaaaaccagaACCAGAATCAAAGACAGAATCAGACCCAGAAAGGGAATTTGAACCCGAATGTGAATTCGAACTGTATCGATGAGTTTAACTTGAAAGAAACGAGGCCGAGTTTAGGGGGAGGCAGAGTACCTGGGAATGAAAGATTTGGGACAGCTTTTGATCTTGTTGAGCAAATGCATTATTTGTATGTAAAAGTTGTGAAAGCAAGAAATTTACCACCAAAAAGAGGTAATTCTATTGACCCTTTTGTTGAGATTAAGCTTGGTAGTTTTATTGCTTGTACTAAACATTTTGAAAAGAACCCGAACCCTGAATGGAACCAAGTGTTTGCATTCCCAAAAGACCAAATTCAATCGTTAACACTTGAACTTGTTGTGAAACACAAGGATGATACAAATGAGGATAATGTGATTGGTGGGGTTTCATTTGATGTTAATGAGCTTCCGGTTAGGGTTCCACCGGATAGCCCATTAGCGGCCCAATGGTATAGATTAGAGAATAGGAATGATGGGGAGTTGATGGTGGCTGTTTGGATGGGTACACAAGCTGATGAATCTTTTCCGGATTCTTGGCATTTGGATGCTCTTTTGGTTGATGGTGATGGGGTTATGAATATAAGATCAAAAGTGTATTTATCGCCTCGTCTTTGGTATGTTCGTGTACATGTGATAGAAGCTCAAGAATTGCAAGTTAACAACAATAGGCAGCCCGAGGTTCTTGTGAAAGGCGCGGTTATGAACATGGTTTTAAGGACTAAAGTTTTGCCTAGACCGTCATGGAATGAGGATTTGATGTTTGTAGTAGCCGAGCCGTTTGATGAACAACTTGTCTTAAGTGTGGAAGAAAAACTTGGTAACAAAGAAGAAGTGATAGGGAAGTGTTTCATTCCATTACAAAATGTAGATAAGAGAATGGATAATAGTATCATAACTAGTAGATGGTATAATCTTGAGAAACATACACCCGGAGAAAATGGGGATGTAGATGTGGCAGTTTTGAATAGCAAGATTCACATTCGGGTCTGTTTAGATGGTGGGTATCATGTTCTTGACGAGTTAACTCAGTACAGTAGTGACTTTAGGCCGACTCATAAGCTACTCAGATCACCAAGCATTGGTATACTTGAACTAGGAATCTTGAATGCTAATGGGTTAACACCGATGAAATCAAGAAATGGGCGTGGGGCTGTTGATGCTTATTGTGTAGCAAAATATGGGCATAAATGGATCCGAACAAGAACTGTAATCGATTCATTAAACCCCAAATGGAATGAACAGTACACTTGGGAAGTATTTGACCCGTGTACTGTGATTACAATAGTTGTATTCGATAACAATCATTTACAAGGAGTTGACAATGGTGGTGGAGTTAGAGATTCAAGAATCGGGAAAGTAAGAATAAGGTTATCGACATTAGAAACAGATCGTGTGTATACACATTCGTATCCTTTAATAGTTTTACACCCTTCTGGTGTGATGAAAATGGGTGAAATCCAGCTTGCAGTTCGGTTTACTTGTGTCTCGTTGGTAAACTTGTTGCAAATGTATTCACAACCATTGCTGCCAAATATGCATTATATACATCCATTGAGTATTTTTCAACAAGATTGTTTGAGGCACCATGCGACTCAGATAGTGTCTATGAGGTTGAACCGGGCTGAGCCACCATTAAGAAAAGAGGTGGTTGAGTACATGCTTGATGTGGGTTCGACAATGTGGAGCTTAAGAAAGAGTAAAGCTAACTATTCTAGACTCATTGAGGTTCTTTCTGGTTTGGTTTTCTATTGCAAATGGTTTAACAAAGTTTGCAACTGGACTAACCCATTTTTAACAGTTCTTGTGCACGTTTCGTTTGTGTTTCTTGTTTTCAACCCGCAAATGATCATGATCTTGATGCTGGTATACTTTATAGCGACCGGGATTTCTAGATATCGATCTAGACCAAGACAACCACCTCACATGGATATCAAACTATCTCATGGTGATCAGGTAAATGGTGACGAATTAGATGAAGAGTTCGATACTTTTCCAAGTTCCAGAAGAGGTGATATGTTAAAATTGAGGTATGACCGGCTTCGCAGTGTGGGGTCCAGGATTCAAACTGTGATTGGTGATGTGGCAACACAAGGAGAGAGGATTCAGAATTTGGTTACGTGGCGGGACCCTCGTGCCACGGCTATGTTTTTGTGGTTCTGTTCCATTTTAGCTATTGTACTTTATGTGGTTCCAGTTAAAGTTGTGGTAGTTGTGGTTGGGGGGTTTGTGTTGAGGCATCCATCACTCCGTAATCGGGTCCCTTCAGTGCCTATGAACTTTTTCAGAAGATTGCCCGCGAGAACAGATGGGTTATTGTGA